A region of Etheostoma cragini isolate CJK2018 chromosome 24, CSU_Ecrag_1.0, whole genome shotgun sequence DNA encodes the following proteins:
- the spry2 gene encoding protein sprouty homolog 2, whose protein sequence is MDSTSQNDSDGGGGTPGTPHDQRRLQPRPPQTQGGSPDPGLTNGTHTPVVLSLDQISITGSSNEYTEGPTVAQISPASQHRRQKSDLITSPGPRTSGPQETVEEGPNNLRNLRSLTEYGNTNTFIPYREGALWSSSAEDTQSSIRTSVGSTSSGQRLLSSLAGGNQIIRTQPKRAELNSEELKPLSGESVLATPSRGSYKNPGTHGNRCEDCGRCRCPECSRPRTLPSCWMCGHRCVCSAQSAVEYGTCICCVKGLFYHCSSDDEDTCADKPFSCSQSHCCVRWAAASLLALLFPCLLCYLPAKGCVAMCQSCYDRGTRPGCRCKNTNPIHCEEVGKPA, encoded by the coding sequence ATGGATTCCACAAGTCAGAACGACAGCGACGGGGGAGGAGGCACACCGGGCACGCCGCATGACCAAAGGAGACTGCAACCACGGCCTCCGCAAACCCAAGGTGGTTCGCCCGATCCTGGGTTGACCAACGGGACCCATACGCCGGTAGTGCTGTCTCTGGATCAGATCAGCATAACCGGTAGTAGTAATGAGTACACAGAAGGGCCCACAGTTGCCCAAATCTCTCCAGCCTCTCAGCACAGGAGACAGAAGAGTGACTTGATTACGTCACCCGGTCCACGGACCAGCGGGCCGCAGGAGACTGTCGAAGAGGGGCCCAATAATCTCCGTAACCTGCGTTCATTGACAGAGTATGGAAACACAAATACGTTCATCCCTTACAGGGAGGGCGCACTGTGGTCCTCCAGTGCAGAGGACACCCAGAGCAGCATCAGGACCAGCGTAGGGAGTACTTCGTCGGGCCAACGTCTCCTCAGCAGCCTGGCAGGCGGTAACCAGATAATCAGAACCCAGCCGAAACGCGCAGAGCTGAATTCAGAAGAGCTAAAGCCCCTAAGCGGTGAGAGCGTGTTGGCCACGCCAAGCAGAGGAAGTTACAAAAATCCCGGCACACACGGCAACAGGTGCGAGGACTGCGGCCGCTGCCGATGCCCAGAGTGCAGCCGCCCGCGGACGCTCCCTTCCTGCTGGATGTGCGGCCACCGGTGCGTGTGCTCGGCGCAGAGCGCGGTGGAGTACGGGACGTGCATCTGCTGCGTCAAGGGGCTTTTCTACCACTGCTCCAGCGACGATGAGGACACATGCGCCGACAAGCCCTTCTCGTGCTCCCAGTCTCACTGCTGCGTCCGCTGGGCAGCGGCGTCGCTCCTCGCCCTGCTCTTCCCCTGCCTCCTGTGCTACCTCCCGGCTAAAGGGTGTGTCGCCATGTGCCAGAGCTGCTACGACCGAGGCACAAGACCCGGCTGTCGGTGCAAGAACACAAACCCAATCCACTGTGAGGAGGTTGGCAAGCCAGCATAG